GCACACAGAAGAAATGTTCAGCGTGATTAAAGCTGACTTTGGGCGTCTTGGTTGGCAGGATTTATTTTTTGTGAATCGTATGGGTTGTGAGGTTGGATATAGATGATCGTGAGCGCCAGCGTTTCTTTCATGTAGCTCAGGTGCGGTCAAGACCTTTCATACTGTTACACTTGCACAGTTAAAAGTACAAATGGGCACTATATTCTATTACCGGTCGAGTGGGTTCATCTACATTCAATTCCAAATCGTTTGTTATACTCGCGAGGTTATTAAACTACCGCGGGCGCAGCATGAGAACCCAGGTTTCTGTACCCTCAGGGGAAATGCTAGCATTGTTTATACACCCTGCACTGGGGGGCAATGTTAGTGCGGCGTTGTTTTATAATGATTTGGCCTTTCCTACAAGATAGCCTCAGAAATAGCGCGGCTATAATTATTATGCGACGCTATGAAGATGAGCATGTGCGAGTTCAGGCGTGGTACTAATATCTGGGTTCAACAAGGTCATtttctctccatcctccctGCCTTACTTATTTCATGAACCCTTTCTAAAGTGCATCTAACCAGGGGTGTCGTAAGAGGTCCTCCGCTGAAACCCGATCGGCGGGAtttatcttcatcatcgcgTGCAGAAAGGAGGCAAACATATCCCTGAGCTCTTGGTCGAGGCCTGGCATGAAGGCTTCCGACGCCAGCCCAGGCCGATTCATTGGCGGCGCGTCCTTGATCCGACCATCGTCACCAAAGACGTCCCGAACCAGGTTTTGATCCCCTTTCGCCAGCAGCTCATTAGGAAGCGGCCCAAACAAGTCCACAATCTCCGCAAGGTGCTCTTTGAGCTCATAATGGCCGTCCGGCGGGACTGATCCGCTAAACATGCGAACCGCCTGAAAGATTTCCAGCACGACGGCCCCCAGGTTCCAGAAATCGGTGCTCGCGTCCCACGGCGCCTGGATCAGGACTTCCGGTGAACGGAGGGCAACGGGCTGAATCGTTTCGCTTAAATGCCGGTTCGCCCAGCTGGAGACGCCCCAGTCCCCCAGTGCAATGTCGAACTCGTCAACGCGCCTACTGTCGGCATCATTGAAGTAGTACTGGCGCAAGGGTGTTGAGGGCACGACGGAGTACTGTTCCTCAAACCGATCCTGTTGGGGAATCGCAACGTCGGTCAGATAACCGGATTCTATCAAGGAATGGTCCCTGAACTTGACAAAAATGTTATCTGGTTTGATATCTGATAGGTACTCGGGAACACATTAGCATAACGGTGGATGACCAAACATAAACTCCTGGACATCAAGCTCATACCAGTATGAATAACATTATGTTCGTGGGCAAAATCGAGAACCAGCAAAAGTTGGATGGTGAACCTCCGCATCACCGAGTTCGGAAGCCTGCTTTCAGCAAACCAGGCTCCGAAGCTCCGCAACGTCTCGCCCATCAGTTCAAAAACAAGGCAGACGTGCGTTCCATTAGGTCCACGATGCTCAAAGTCATCAAGCAGATGACAGACGTAGTCGTACCCTATCTGGTCACGGTCTCCGTCTCGGAGATGGGTCAGGATCTCTCGCTCAAAAATAGGTGAGTTCGTGCCCTCATAGGAATCGGTACTAAGCACTTTGAGAGCTCGGAACTGATTTTCCAGCCCAGATCCGTGTATCTATGTCAGCTGTAATTTGTGTTCTTTGCTTCTGATTGGTCGACTCACTGTGCCGGCTCTAGGTCTCTAACCAGCCAGACTGTCGAATAGACACCGTATCCGATCTTGTTGAGTACTTTGTACCGGTCTTTAAACACATCGCCGATGTACACTGGGTGAAATCCTTCCGGGCGATACACCTGCGTGCCTTCCTCGATATCAGTTGCCTCGCGTGGCATTTTGTAGATTGCTTTGTGTCTTTACTGGGCTTGGCCATGCTTGATAATTGATGTTTGACAGTGTAGGATTTATTTCATTATGGATTGGCCTGGGGGATTCCTGCTAGCCCGATGTGGAAAGGTACGTTACGATCCCGTGTCATGACAATACACATGGTACGGAAGGCCATCgctaaataaatataaaactagttATGCGGAAGCGTCCAAGATGATCTCCTTCACCTCCACCGTTTCTGATCTGATCCCCCACACCTCAATCATCCCACCAAACACCGCATGGGCCAGTTGATCAGCCGCAGTCGGACCCTTCAATTGCAGCACCAGCAAGCACCGTTTCCCTCGCACATCTCCCTTCAGGTCAACATTCCATAAAGGCAGCAACCATGCATTCGCCAGAAGGGGATCCTCCGCCACAGTAACCGTCCGGGAAGACACGATCCGCAACTCATCCAAGTCCTGGCGATAGTGACGGAAGAGGCTCATGGTCTGACTATCGGGCGGTTTGACGAGGAGATCGTTGGAGATGAACCTTTCGCCGGAGAAGTGAAAGGTTGGCTCCTTCTCTAGAGGCAGTTCTGGATCAGTATGCGATTCAACCAGGGAGAGACTGACAGGGAGCAAGGCGCCATCCACAACATCCGTCCACTGGAAGGGCCGTTGGATAGACCCCGTCGTTCGCTTTTCTTCGACTGGACACTCCAGAAACGGCAGGAAAAACATCATCATTTGATACTTGTCCACGAGTGCGGAGAGAAACCGCTCTTAATTTCTTCCATGGGGAAGTCATAGCTGACTTCGATGTGCTCCAATTCCATTGCACCGATCAACGCCCAGCAGGAGTCCTGTTCCCAGCCATACTGTCGGCTGTTCTTCCCAGCGAGGATAGACAGAAGACTAAACGCGAAGTATCCGACCAGTCCCGAGCTAAAGTTCGGATCGATCGACGCAATCAAATGACCGACTCTGGTGCTTTCGGGGGCAGATGCCCGAACTGACCGGCCCTGGGTCTGGTAGTGTCCGAATCGTGACCTTCACTTTGGATGAAAAAGGCAGTCGCTAGATTATGGGCGAGGACGGAGACCGGGATTGACAGATCACGAATGATGGTCTCGCTGGAGTTGTAGAACTTGCTGTCAGAGAGGGTCATCCCATCCCGGTTGAGCAGACAAGTGCTCCCGAGAAGGACACCTTCCTGTAACGTCCAACCCGATTTCAACCAGCGCTCGTCCGCCTGAGCTGCTTCAAGCCACCTCCCAGCCTTGCCAGTATAATCCTGAACGAGCGTGGGATCCCGGAAACCAGGCCGTGACATCTCGAGGAGCAGCAATTCTTTGAGAGCTGAATCCTCCTCCCAGGACGTCGAATGAAGCCAGACGATACTTTTGGCTGCGTTTTTGTAAATGTGCCTGGGAATGGTTAGCGTTTGTACGTCTGGTAAAGAGAGTCATTTCGTTGCACTCCAGGCAAGTAACTTGCTTACAATTGTTTCCCGATCTCCTCCCCTTTGGCCTTGAATAATTCAGGGTCAAGCTGGTGCTTTAAACCTTGAGGAACGCACATCCAATCCCACCAGATATAGCGAGTTCCAATTTCCTCCATCACCTGTCTTGCCCTCGACAAGGGGCATTTCGAAGTCGTGGGTACCGTCCAAACAACACCCTCGGGCGTATCCGATGCCGGCTTATCCCACCGCGCAATATAGCCCCAGGTATAGGAAGCCACGCCGTAACCTTCACGACCCAGGATCTCCCTTGAAATCTCAGTATATGGCTGGATTCTCTATTCTTGGAGGTCCAGAAGCCATCGTGGGGCCTTTGGGTCGTTGGGGGGTACGTTGATACTTGCCATGTTAAGGGTGACAGAGATCTGGGAGACGGTGAAAGTGGTTGTGAATGT
This Aspergillus flavus chromosome 1, complete sequence DNA region includes the following protein-coding sequences:
- a CDS encoding kinase-like domain-containing protein; amino-acid sequence: MPREATDIEEGTQVYRPEGFHPVYIGDVFKDRYKVLNKIGYGVYSTVWLVRDLEPAQSGLENQFRALKVLSTDSYEGTNSPIFEREILTHLRDGDRDQIGYDYVCHLLDDFEHRGPNGTHVCLVFELMGETLRSFGAWFAESRLPNSVMRRFTIQLLLVLDFAHEHNVIHTDIKPDNIFVKFRDHSLIESGYLTDVAIPQQDRFEEQYSVVPSTPLRQYYFNDADSRRVDEFDIALGDWGVSSWANRHLSETIQPVALRSPEVLIQAPWDASTDFWNLGAVVLEIFQAVRMFSGSVPPDGHYELKEHLAEIVDLFGPLPNELLAKGDQNLVRDVFGDDGRIKDAPPMNRPGLASEAFMPGLDQELRDMFASFLHAMMKINPADRVSAEDLLRHPWLDAL